Genomic window (Pseudomonas azadiae):
AACGTGGCTGTGCAGCAAGCCCAGCACGGCCGCGCCCAGACGTCTTGAGGTTGAGCTCGTGGTCGAGCTGGATTCGCCGATAGACATGGTATTAGCGCCTTGTAGCCAGCAGGCCGATCAAAAAGCCCACGCCGGCGGCAATGCCCACCGACTGCCAAGGATTGGCCTGCACGTAATCCTCAGTGGCCGTGACCGCCGCCTGGCCACGTTCGCGCAGGGAGTCTTCGGTCAGTTTCAGGGTTTCACGGGCCTGCAGCAGCGATTCCTGGATTTTAGCGCGCAGCTCATCGGCCTGGTCGCCCGCGAGCACCTTGGTATCGTTAAGCAACCTTTCGGTGTCAGTCACCAGGGTTTGGAAATCCGCCATCAGTATTTCCTGAGCGTTCTTTGCAGTGCTTCGGGCCATGGTTATCTCCGTGATTGGCTGATCGGTATGTAGTGGTTTCGAGTCACCGGGTTCGGTGAAGGTTCAGTGCAATTGTCTGGTACAGCGTTTACTACGCCTCGGTGCGCGGGCCAACGAGTCTGCGCTGAATCCGGGCGGTCGGGCAGTAAGCCTTGAAAAACCTTACCCTAAATAACTGAAACTCGCGGAAAAACCCTGTCGGTAATGGCCTTTGCGTTGATCGCTGCGCTAAAGCGGTTCACGCCCCCCCTGAAGAGGGAGGCCGCAGTTGCCAACCGGGCGGTGTCAGCCGGACCAGCCAATTGATCGGCGGCCGTCGGCTTACGGGTGTACGACGTGATCAAGCGCATCACTGGCTGCACCTGAGCCAGGAGCAGGCGTATTACGGTGCGGACCTGCCGATGCACAAGATCGGCGCGGTCAGTCAGGATTGATCGGTGCCTGTTCTTCATCATCCGTTTGTGCGTAAAAACCGTGCAGCAGGCGATAGCGGTTCTGCCGCACTTCATCGACCCGCGCCTGCACCTGTTGGTCCGGCAGGCCCAGCAGGATCAAGGCGTGGGAGGCGAGCATCAGGCTCGACTCCAACAGCTCGGGCACCACTTCACTGGCGCCCGCGGCTTTGAGCTCAGCCAGTTGGCTGTCATCGCGGGTACGCACCAGGATCGGCACCTTGGGGTTGATCCGGCGCGCTTCCTTCAGCACCACCAGCGCCACATCGGGGTTGTCGACCGCAATCACCACCAGCCGCGCGCGTTCCAGGCCGACCGCACTCAGCAGGGCGCCACGCCGGCAGTCGCCATAATGCACGCTGCTGTCTTCGGTGGCGGCTTCCTGAACCCGTTCCGGATCGTCATCCAGGGCAATGAAGGCCTGTTGTTCCTTGCGCAAAAAACGCCCGATGGATTGGCCGACGCGTCCATAGCCGCAGATCACCGCGTGCCCGCGTAGCTCGGCGTTCAACGCGGTGATGTGTTCCAGCTGCACTTGCTGGTTGGGTTTGCGGTGCAGGCGCAGCGCAAGGCGCGGCGCGGCGCGCAACAGCAGCGGGGTCAGCAGCATCGAACAGAAGGTGGCGGCGAGCAGCAGCCCGTTGAATTCGTCGGGTACCAGCCGGCTCTGGTGCATCTGGGCCATCAGCGCAAAGCAGAACTCGCCGCCCTGGGCCAGGGCCAGGCCGCTGCGCCACGCAGTCTCGGCGTCGCTGCCGCGCAGCTTGACCAGCGCGGCCACCACGCAGCCTTTGACCAGCATCAAGGTCAGCGTCAGGCCCAGGATCAGCAGGCTGTGGCTGACAAACAACTGCAGGTCGATCAGCATGCCGATGCTGACGAAAAACAGCCCCAGCAGGATGTCGCGAAACGGGCGGATATCCGCTTCGATCTGGTGGCGGTAGTGGCTCTCGCCCAGCAGCATGCCGGCCAGGAACGCGCCGAGGGCAGGGGAAAGACCCAGCAGGTGCGTGAGCCAGGCGGTCAGCAGCACGATCACCAGCGCCAGCAGCACGAACAGCTCGGCCGAATGGGAGGCGGCGACTTCACGGAACAAGCGCGGCAACAGCCAGCGGCTGGCCAGCAGCAGGCCGACAAATAACACCACGGTCTTGCCCAGGGTCAGCGGCAGCGCCAGGTACCAGGCCTGCTCGCCGGTGCCGGCAAATACCGGCACCAGGGTCAGCAGCAGCACCGCCACCACATCCTGGAACAGCAAGACGCCAATCGCGTTCTGGCCATGGCTGCTGAAGATTTCACCCAGGCTGGTCAGCTCTTTGCTGACGATGGCGGTGGAGGACAACGCCAGTCCGGCCCCGAGCAACAAAGCGATGCCCGGCGCGACACCCAGGGTCATCAGCAAGCCCCCCAGCAGCGCCCCGCACCCCAACACCTGCAAACTGCCCAGGCCAAACACCACGCGGCGCAGGGCAAGCATCTTCGTCAGGGAAAACTCCAGGCCCAGGGAAAACAGCAGGAACACCACGCCCAGTTCGGCGAGGTCGGGCAGCTCTTCGCTGTCATTCACCCAGTCCAGTGCGGTGGGCCCTACGGCCAGGCCAACGCACAGGTAGCCCAGCACGGGCGGCAATTGCAGCCGGCGAAACAGGGCAATCACCACCAGGGATGAGGCCAGAATGATCAGCAGGTTGGCAAACACACGCATCTCCATTGCAAGGGGCAGGCAAAAGCCTGCAAGTATTGCTGAGTCAGTTATAGGTCATTGTGACGTGGGTCAGGGATTAAGTGGTGGTGGGCATCATGCAATCAGCGGGCTTAGAATGTCTGCCTACTTTCTGACCAGGTCTGTTCGTCATGCTTCCTGAATGCCAGTTGTACGGCACCCTGGGTTGCCATCTTTGCGAGATTGCCGAAGCCGAAGTCATGCCGCTCGTCGAACACGGTTTGCTGGTGGAACTGGTGGACATCACCGACCCCGACGACCTGACCGAGGTCTACGGCCTGCGGATTCCGGTGCTTCGCCGGGTCGACACCGGTGCTGAACTGGACTGGCCGTTCGACACTGAACAGGTCGTCGCCTTCCTGCGCTGACATTTATGCGATGGCGGGTTTCCGAATATTACGTTACTGTATGTTTGTACAGCGATTGAATAGAGGGAACGCCCGTGGTGAATGTTGAACAACTGAAAAGCAGCGTCAATCGCATGTCCGCCGATGTCGTGCGCGACGCGGTGAACGAGCTGCGCCTCGATGGCCTGGTCACGGAAGGCAAGACGCCGTTTAACAAAGTGCATTTCAATACCTGCTTCGCCGAGATCGAGGCGCTGTTCCAGCGCGCCGGCTATCACAAGCAGCTGGATGTGGTGGGTTACCAGGGGTTGCTGTACGCGTTATACGATCCGGGCCGCTGGGAAGCGGTGGACGTACTGCGC
Coding sequences:
- a CDS encoding DUF883 family protein, with the translated sequence MARSTAKNAQEILMADFQTLVTDTERLLNDTKVLAGDQADELRAKIQESLLQARETLKLTEDSLRERGQAAVTATEDYVQANPWQSVGIAAGVGFLIGLLATRR
- a CDS encoding cation:proton antiporter, encoding MRVFANLLIILASSLVVIALFRRLQLPPVLGYLCVGLAVGPTALDWVNDSEELPDLAELGVVFLLFSLGLEFSLTKMLALRRVVFGLGSLQVLGCGALLGGLLMTLGVAPGIALLLGAGLALSSTAIVSKELTSLGEIFSSHGQNAIGVLLFQDVVAVLLLTLVPVFAGTGEQAWYLALPLTLGKTVVLFVGLLLASRWLLPRLFREVAASHSAELFVLLALVIVLLTAWLTHLLGLSPALGAFLAGMLLGESHYRHQIEADIRPFRDILLGLFFVSIGMLIDLQLFVSHSLLILGLTLTLMLVKGCVVAALVKLRGSDAETAWRSGLALAQGGEFCFALMAQMHQSRLVPDEFNGLLLAATFCSMLLTPLLLRAAPRLALRLHRKPNQQVQLEHITALNAELRGHAVICGYGRVGQSIGRFLRKEQQAFIALDDDPERVQEAATEDSSVHYGDCRRGALLSAVGLERARLVVIAVDNPDVALVVLKEARRINPKVPILVRTRDDSQLAELKAAGASEVVPELLESSLMLASHALILLGLPDQQVQARVDEVRQNRYRLLHGFYAQTDDEEQAPINPD
- a CDS encoding glutaredoxin family protein, yielding MLPECQLYGTLGCHLCEIAEAEVMPLVEHGLLVELVDITDPDDLTEVYGLRIPVLRRVDTGAELDWPFDTEQVVAFLR
- a CDS encoding transcriptional regulator, whose product is MVNVEQLKSSVNRMSADVVRDAVNELRLDGLVTEGKTPFNKVHFNTCFAEIEALFQRAGYHKQLDVVGYQGLLYALYDPGRWEAVDVLRWLKEFTEAASASKLLRAQLAKA